A DNA window from Hordeum vulgare subsp. vulgare chromosome 1H, MorexV3_pseudomolecules_assembly, whole genome shotgun sequence contains the following coding sequences:
- the LOC123411624 gene encoding E3 ubiquitin-protein ligase ATL4-like translates to MSSASVPPPPVPERRAPLVVPMVPRLAEEGGGGSGDDARGSMAGISPSILIIAVIVVVMLLASISIHYFIRSLCRRSPSSSSSSGPSAPPLPLVAVRSSAVAPAAAAADQGKEAAAERERLIGRLPLFTLASSLAALPRSSRDCAVCQCVFCGDDELRLLPACRHAFHSGCVDPWLRANPSCPLCRASIALPYPPLPELLRVELGSVSSRRSTSSSSSSAAVAAAPPEGARAYPLPNSSTNTEYLVEEDLQVVLKPPSAANPAPAPPPSARITGEPSQQLAAAGERGLSSSFRSVGRSSSRWSNRWSSRWSSGRWSSRYDAGSVTAAATAEWWWDMDGGVAPASRRAESEDGSAFYGFVRWLTGAY, encoded by the coding sequence ATGTCTTCGGCATCGGTTCCGCCGCCGCCGGTGCCGGAGCGGAGGGCGCCGTTGGTGGTGCCGATGGTGCCGCGGTTGGCtgaggagggaggaggtgggagtggCGACGACGCGCGCGGGAGCATGGCGGGGATATCGCCGAGCATCCTTATCATCGCCGTAATCGTGGTGGTGATGCTTCTGGCGTCCATCTCCATCCACTACTTCATCCGCAGCCTCTGCCGCcgctccccttcctcctcctcctcctcggggccCTCCGCGCCGCCGCTCCCGCTCGTGGCGGTCCGCAGCTCCGCGGTggccccggcggcggcggcggccgaccaGGGGAAGGAGGCGGCCGCGGAGAGGGAGCGGCTCATCGGGCGGCTGCCGCTCTTCACGCTCGCGTCGTCCCTCGCCGCGCTGCCCAGGTCGTCCAGGGACTGCGCCGTGTGCCAGTGCGTGTTCTGCGGCGACGACGAGCTCCGCCTCCTGCCGGCGTGCCGCCACGCCTTCCACTCCGGCTGCGTCGACCCGTGGCTCCGCGCCAACCCCTCGTGCCCGCTCTGCCGCGCCTCCATCGCGCTCCCGTACCCGCCGCTCCCCGAGCTCCTCCGCGTCGAGCTCGGCAGCGTCAGCAGCCgccgctccacctcctcctcctcctcctccgcggccgTCGCCGCAGCGCCGCCAGAGGGAGCCCGCGCCTACCCGCTCCCCAACTCCAGCACCAACACGGAGTACctcgtggaggaggacctccaggTCGTCCTCAAGCCGCCCAGCGCCGCCAAcccggcgccggcgccgcctcCCTCGGCACGAATTACCGGCGAGCCGAGCCAGCAGCTGGCTGCCGCGGGGGAGCGCGGGCTGTCGTCGTCGTTCAGGTCGGTGGGGCGTTCGAGCAGCAGGTGGAGCAACCGGTGGAGCAGCCGCTGGAGCAGCGGGCGGTGGAGCAGCCGGTACGACGCCGGGAGCGTGACGGCCGCCGCCACGGCCGAGTGGTGGTGGGACATGGACGGCGGGGTCGCGCCAGCGTCGCGCCGCGCCGAGTCCGAGGACGGCAGCGCCTTCTACGGGTTCGTGCGGTGGCTGACGGGAGCATACTAG